The DNA sequence CCCTATTTTCTAACGGGGCAAACGACTTCTGCTGCTGCACGGCCGTCACTCTCCTTTCGCGTTGTCTCGCATTCGTTTCCTTGACGCACGAGCGCCAACTTTTCCTCCCGGGACATCCGTTTAATTTGTCGCTCACGCCGAAGACCCCAGGAGCGGCTCTCCCCCGCTTCGCAGTAGCGCAAGGTAACAGGTGTACGCCCGCGCGTGTATTTCGCCGCTTTACCCGCGTTGTGTGCGGCGAGCCGCTGCGCGATATCGACCGTGTATCCCGTGTACAACGTGTGGTCACTGCATTCGACGATGTATACAAAGTGCCCTTTAGCGTGCGTCATCGGCAACACCTGCGTACACGTGGAGTAGATCTTCCGTATAAACGCCATCCCGCTCATAAACAACGAGCGGCGCCTCGACGTGTAGTTCCACGCCGCCGTCTTTCACTGCCTCGACGAGTACGGTGTGCGCCTCAGCATCGCTGTACGGATGGACGAAGCGCACCCGCTTCGGTTCAAACCGATACTTGCGCATAAACGCGACAATATCGTTAAAGCGCCACGCACGATGCACGAGTGCCAATTTACCGCCCGACGGGACGAGCCTCCGTGCCGTGGCTAGCACATCTTCCAACGTACAGTGTATTTCGTGCCGCGCAATCGCCACATACGGGTTCTCGCTCTTGTCGCTCCCGTTCAGCGGTATGTACGGGGGATTACACGTGACGAGTAGGTACTGCCCGTTCCACGCGGGCGGACAGCTGCGCAAATCGCCTTCGTACATGTGAATTTGCTTATCCAGCCCGTTCATGGCGACGCTGCGCCGCGCCATGTCCACTAGTCGCGCTTGAATGTCTAAGCCGTCTAGCGGGAGCGAGGTGCGCGTAGATAATAGCAACGGGATGACGCCGTTACCGCTGCCGAGATCGAGTATGCGTCCCCGGTGCGGCAAGCGGCAAAACCGCGCCAGCAGGATCGCGTCCATGGAAAAGCGGAACACGTGCGGACTTTGGATAATTCCTAGCTGTTCCGTTAATTGATCGATGCGTTCGTCAGCGCGAAGCACTACGTCATTTTTTGGTGTAAACATATCGTCCCTGCCTTAAAAAGGATATAACATAAACAAAAAAGCCGCCGGTCGGGTAACCGGCAGGCGCTTATTTGTTTAAAAACGACATACAAAATAGACAATCCCCATCTTTACGAATGCTGCCGTAATGTAGATTACAAATATGAAAACCTTCGTTATACAAACGCGCTAAGTTATCGTAACCTTCCCCGATTAATTTGGTGGACTTTCGCTTTTCGTGTGCCGCATCCACACCACTCTCTTGTGGCTCCTCAACGTGCATCCGTTCTCGCAAATGCCGATTCTCAATACTAAGCTGTTGGTTTTCTTCGATGAGGGAAGCAATTTGTGACTTCAGTCCACCTAACTCTTTATACAACTCTCCGATTCTTTGTTCCATCTGAGCTACCTGGGTGAAAATATTCGCTTTGTCCACCGTCTCACCTCAACTCAGTTGTTTCATTTGTCGGTTGACTTCACCTATGTCGTATTCTACAATGCGTTCTGCGTTTTGTAACTCTACTTTAATTCTGCGTTCTAACAAATTTAAGCCGATGACGCGCCCCGCGCCATCCGGTGTGCGCACGCGGTCTCCCATATCGGGCATTTCCCGTTTTGCCTCTTCGTAATGCCCATTTTCATATTTTAAACAGCACATGAGACGACCGCACAAACCTGATATTTTTATAGGGTTTAAGGACAAATTTTGGTCTTTTGCCATTTTAATCGACACAGGTTCGAAATCGCCCAAAAACGATGAGCAACAAAGGACTCGCCCGCAAGGGCCGATGCCGCCTAACATTTTTGCTTCATCGCGAACGCCGATTTGCCGCAGTTCGATCCGCGTACGGAAAACAGCTGCCAAGTCTTTCACTAGTTCCCGGAAATCGACCCGCCCATCTGCTGTGAAGTAAAAGATGACTTTATTGCGGTCAAATGTGTATTCGACATCGATCAGCTTCATATCTAAGCCGTGTGCGTTCACTTTTTGCTGACAAATGACGAGCGCTTCCTGTGCTCGCGCTTCGTTTTCCTGAACTTGGCGGCGATCGTCAGCTGTCGCGACACGAAGGACAGGCTTTAACGGTAGAACGACTTCCCCTTCGTGAACGTATCTTTTGCCGATGACGACGCTCCCGTACTCGACGCCCCGTGCCGTTTCCACAATGACGTCCTGATCCTTGCCGATTTCAAGATCGCACGGATCAAAATAATATATTTTACCCGCTTGTTTAAAGCGAACGCCAACTACAGCGTACATATAGTTTATCCCTCCCGAACGGATAATACCCACCCTTCTAACGCTAATTGAGGTGGAACATGTTGCTTCAATTGTCGCTTGACAAACAACATGTGTTCTATTGCCTGTACTAAACGACTGATCGTCCAGTTAGTCGCTTGTCGTTGCAGGACTTCTTTCTGTTCAGAGAAGGTCAGCGGTTGACGACAACCTAGCATTATATTAAGCATATCTTTATACCACAAGATCATCAAGTCTATAAATTCGTTTAGATGGTCGCGACTAACATCCGACGCCATCACTTTTTCCTGAATGGCGACGACGGCTTGACCACTGGACACACGCGTTGCCTCGCTTAGCTGTTGGACGAGCTTAATCGCCTCGCGAAACGACTCGGAGTGGGCTAACTGACGCGCTGCTTCTAACCCGTCGGCGACATGGGCGACGACGCGCGCCGTTTGCGGAAGGATACCTTCCGCCTCTAATTGCTCACTCACTTTTTCCGCAGAGAGCACGCGAAACGGTACGAGTTGGCAACGCGAAACGACGGTAGGCAATAAATTGTGGACGTGATCCGCTAGGAGGATCGCGACGAC is a window from the Numidum massiliense genome containing:
- a CDS encoding GIY-YIG nuclease family protein, with translation MTHAKGHFVYIVECSDHTLYTGYTVDIAQRLAAHNAGKAAKYTRGRTPVTLRYCEAGESRSWGLRRERQIKRMSREEKLALVRQGNECETTRKESDGRAAAEVVCPVRK
- a CDS encoding tRNA1(Val) (adenine(37)-N6)-methyltransferase; the protein is MLRADERIDQLTEQLGIIQSPHVFRFSMDAILLARFCRLPHRGRILDLGSGNGVIPLLLSTRTSLPLDGLDIQARLVDMARRSVAMNGLDKQIHMYEGDLRSCPPAWNGQYLLVTCNPPYIPLNGSDKSENPYVAIARHEIHCTLEDVLATARRLVPSGGKLALVHRAWRFNDIVAFMRKYRFEPKRVRFVHPYSDAEAHTVLVEAVKDGGVELHVEAPLVVYERDGVYTEDLLHVYAGVADDAR
- the yabA gene encoding DNA replication initiation control protein YabA; protein product: MDKANIFTQVAQMEQRIGELYKELGGLKSQIASLIEENQQLSIENRHLRERMHVEEPQESGVDAAHEKRKSTKLIGEGYDNLARLYNEGFHICNLHYGSIRKDGDCLFCMSFLNK
- a CDS encoding PSP1 domain-containing protein translates to MYAVVGVRFKQAGKIYYFDPCDLEIGKDQDVIVETARGVEYGSVVIGKRYVHEGEVVLPLKPVLRVATADDRRQVQENEARAQEALVICQQKVNAHGLDMKLIDVEYTFDRNKVIFYFTADGRVDFRELVKDLAAVFRTRIELRQIGVRDEAKMLGGIGPCGRVLCCSSFLGDFEPVSIKMAKDQNLSLNPIKISGLCGRLMCCLKYENGHYEEAKREMPDMGDRVRTPDGAGRVIGLNLLERRIKVELQNAERIVEYDIGEVNRQMKQLS
- the holB gene encoding DNA polymerase III subunit delta', encoding MAFHDVLGQERVATMLQNALRRERLAHAYIFFGPDRAGKKQMALELAKALNCERQTADACGSCTTCTRIAHGNYPDVHWVQPEGKSVKIEQIRGLQKKFAYRTLESKVSVFIVEAAETMTGQAANSLLKFLEEPADGVVAILLADHVHNLLPTVVSRCQLVPFRVLSAEKVSEQLEAEGILPQTARVVAHVADGLEAARQLAHSESFREAIKLVQQLSEATRVSSGQAVVAIQEKVMASDVSRDHLNEFIDLMILWYKDMLNIMLGCRQPLTFSEQKEVLQRQATNWTISRLVQAIEHMLFVKRQLKQHVPPQLALEGWVLSVREG